Proteins from a genomic interval of Candidatus Nanosynbacter sp. HMT-352:
- a CDS encoding 5' nucleotidase, NT5C type encodes MKKPIVYIDMDGVLADFKSALTKISPELIDKFADQHDNIPGIFSLMDPVPGAIEAVYALKDKYDLYILSSSPWENPTALGDKLAWVKKYFGGEGSDNVFFRKVIFSSAKNLSRGDILIDDRTANGAGEFSGRLIRFGSSEFPNWQSVLDELL; translated from the coding sequence ATGAAAAAACCTATTGTTTATATTGATATGGATGGCGTTTTGGCGGATTTCAAATCTGCTTTAACGAAGATATCGCCTGAGTTGATTGATAAGTTTGCTGATCAGCATGATAATATTCCAGGAATTTTTTCTTTGATGGATCCAGTGCCTGGAGCTATCGAAGCGGTTTACGCCCTGAAAGACAAATACGATTTATATATTTTATCTTCTTCTCCATGGGAAAATCCGACGGCTTTGGGCGATAAATTGGCGTGGGTGAAAAAGTATTTTGGCGGCGAAGGTTCGGATAACGTTTTCTTCCGTAAGGTTATTTTTTCGTCAGCAAAGAATTTGAGTCGAGGCGATATTTTGATTGACGATCGGACGGCGAATGGTGCGGGCGAGTTTTCTGGTCGGCTTATTCGTTTTGGAAGTTCTGAATTTCCCAATTGGCAATCTGTGCTTGATGAGTTATTATAG
- a CDS encoding guanylate kinase: MPNIEDLITNYQPTESTIELVKSTKIALLAGISGAGKDTIKKQLLKSPEFRDIVSHTTRAPRTNNGCAEQDGIDYHFIDSQTAENMLQNNEFIEAKFVHGTVYGTSVAELKLAHDQNRVAITDIDVQGVEEYERLAPDSIAIFIVPPNSQTWIERLKKRYATEEDFQAEWPKRHASAIKELAYALEVPYYHVIINDDLERAIRVTEEIILRGDVFKRQDDEARLVARNLLNDIINL; the protein is encoded by the coding sequence ATGCCAAATATTGAAGATCTTATTACAAATTATCAGCCAACTGAATCAACAATTGAGTTGGTTAAAAGTACGAAAATTGCGCTGCTCGCGGGAATTTCTGGTGCGGGCAAAGACACGATAAAAAAACAATTACTGAAGTCCCCAGAGTTTCGCGATATTGTTTCTCACACTACGCGCGCGCCACGCACAAATAACGGATGTGCCGAGCAAGATGGAATTGATTATCATTTTATTGATTCGCAAACTGCCGAAAATATGCTACAAAATAATGAATTCATTGAGGCAAAGTTTGTTCACGGTACGGTTTATGGGACGTCGGTGGCTGAGCTGAAATTAGCGCATGATCAGAACCGCGTGGCAATCACTGACATTGACGTTCAGGGCGTGGAGGAATATGAGCGACTGGCGCCAGATAGCATTGCGATTTTTATTGTGCCGCCAAATAGCCAAACTTGGATTGAGCGATTAAAAAAGCGTTACGCAACCGAAGAAGATTTTCAAGCGGAGTGGCCGAAGCGTCATGCCTCGGCGATAAAAGAGTTGGCTTATGCGCTTGAAGTTCCGTATTATCACGTGATTATTAATGACGATTTGGAGCGAGCAATTCGAGTGACTGAGGAAATTATTTTGCGCGGCGACGTGTTTAAGCGTCAGGATGATGAGGCGCGTTTGGTAGCTCGAAATCTCCTCAATGATATAATTAATCTATGA
- a CDS encoding LssY C-terminal domain-containing protein, producing MSSVKTPKKIAARQDRSSKTLTTLLDQSFFIFAGLASFWLAWLVLREGWATGGWWLVGLFFVVWIIVAYLALPRLHRILSNMYVPNYFIGRTRTADGVLSDPVNLSVRGSEEKLHKAMTEAGWVLADDITPRSAWKMVLTVLSGRSYPNAPVSPAFLFGRRQDFAYQQEVDGNPRRRHHVRFWRCPTGWLLPGGHRVDWLAAGTYDKSVGFSLFTFQFTHKIDENIDIERDYIIESVKSNNKNVRVTILKDFSTGYHSRNGLGDSIRTDGDLPILEVSWIKTEDNVATSTRLGVIMDGTIYDRHPRNHETLLEELWGRRPPQILIGGGLMILASLFTIGQMLVDFSSWPTTLVQVANIDGIDINAANTMLSMMAGFNVLLVVAEIVLVGLLLRGSSRARISLLSVATLAIVTESLSVTIGRINASIMLLLISIGVHIMIMMLFSSDAARYFTERR from the coding sequence ATGAGTTCAGTAAAAACTCCAAAAAAAATAGCAGCCAGGCAAGATCGTTCCTCGAAGACCTTGACTACATTGTTAGACCAATCCTTCTTTATCTTTGCAGGTTTGGCGTCGTTTTGGTTGGCGTGGTTGGTGCTTAGAGAAGGTTGGGCGACGGGCGGCTGGTGGCTGGTTGGCTTGTTCTTTGTTGTGTGGATAATTGTGGCATATTTGGCGTTGCCTAGACTTCATCGAATTTTGAGCAATATGTACGTGCCGAACTATTTTATCGGCAGGACGCGAACGGCGGACGGAGTATTAAGCGACCCCGTCAATTTGAGTGTGCGCGGCTCGGAAGAAAAGCTCCATAAGGCAATGACTGAGGCTGGCTGGGTTCTGGCAGATGACATAACTCCAAGGTCGGCTTGGAAAATGGTGCTTACGGTGCTGAGCGGTCGTAGTTATCCAAATGCACCGGTGTCGCCAGCATTTTTATTTGGCAGACGGCAGGACTTTGCTTATCAGCAGGAAGTTGACGGCAATCCAAGGCGTCGTCATCATGTTAGGTTTTGGCGATGTCCAACTGGCTGGCTTCTTCCTGGCGGTCATCGAGTTGATTGGTTGGCGGCTGGTACATACGATAAGAGTGTTGGCTTTTCTTTGTTCACTTTTCAGTTCACGCATAAAATTGACGAGAATATTGATATTGAACGAGATTATATTATTGAGTCGGTTAAAAGTAACAATAAAAATGTTAGAGTGACGATATTAAAGGATTTTTCAACGGGTTATCATTCGCGCAATGGTCTTGGAGATTCCATTCGCACTGATGGCGATTTACCGATTTTGGAAGTCAGTTGGATAAAGACTGAAGATAATGTCGCGACTTCAACGCGACTAGGGGTGATTATGGACGGCACAATTTATGATCGTCATCCGCGAAATCACGAAACTTTATTGGAAGAGCTTTGGGGCCGCCGACCACCGCAGATTTTAATTGGTGGCGGACTAATGATTCTGGCGTCGTTGTTCACAATTGGGCAAATGTTGGTTGACTTTTCTAGCTGGCCGACGACTTTGGTTCAGGTTGCAAATATTGATGGAATTGATATAAATGCCGCGAATACCATGCTGTCAATGATGGCTGGTTTTAATGTACTGTTGGTCGTGGCGGAAATCGTGCTGGTTGGGCTGTTACTTCGAGGAAGTAGCCGAGCGCGAATCTCACTGCTTTCTGTGGCGACACTAGCCATTGTTACCGAATCTTTATCCGTGACAATTGGGCGAATTAATGCGTCGATTATGCTGCTTTTGATCTCAATTGGTGTGCATATTATGATCATGATGTTGTTCTCTTCGGATGCGGCACGCTACTTTACGGAAAGACGATAA
- a CDS encoding nucleotide exchange factor GrpE, with protein sequence MTKNKKAEDLEKEVAELTSDLQRTRADFENYRKRVDAEKQSAHELGQTKSVMKLLPVIDTIERAVANVPEEIQDNPWVKGVAGLSKQLDKQLKEIGLEKIDAKPGTLFNPEFHQAVQFDESTDGDKEVIAEELRAGYTLNGSVIRDAMVKVARQ encoded by the coding sequence ATGACGAAGAATAAAAAAGCTGAAGATTTAGAGAAAGAAGTTGCTGAGCTGACGTCGGATTTGCAGCGAACTCGAGCGGATTTTGAGAATTATCGTAAGCGCGTGGATGCGGAAAAACAATCAGCGCACGAGTTGGGTCAAACTAAGTCGGTGATGAAATTATTGCCAGTCATTGATACAATTGAGCGAGCCGTTGCTAACGTCCCAGAGGAGATTCAAGATAATCCGTGGGTTAAGGGTGTGGCTGGTCTGAGTAAGCAGCTTGATAAGCAATTGAAGGAGATTGGTTTGGAGAAAATTGACGCCAAACCTGGAACTTTGTTTAATCCTGAATTTCATCAGGCTGTTCAATTTGACGAATCGACGGATGGCGATAAGGAAGTTATTGCCGAGGAGCTTCGCGCTGGCTATACTTTGAACGGCTCAGTCATTCGCGACGCAATGGTAAAAGTTGCTCGTCAATAA
- the dnaK gene encoding molecular chaperone DnaK has translation MGKIIGIDLGTTNSAFAYMLAGKPEVISNAEGNRTTPSVVAVNKKGERLVGQVAQRQRVTNPKNTIYGVKRLIGRKFDDKEVQKDLDIMPYKIVKKGTGVAVEMGDKEYTPEEVSAMILSKIKADAEAFLGEKVTEAVITVPAYFDDSQRQATKDAGKIAGLEVKRIINEPTAAALAYGLEKGKNDETIVVFDLGGGTFDVSVLELGDGVFEVKATNGDTHLGGEDFDNAIVNYFLDDFKSKEGIDLRKDNAAMQRLKDEAEKAKKELSTVTEYEVNIPFITADADGPKHFEMSLSRAKLEDLVKDLLDRLDGPVEKALKDAKLSKSDINNVVMVGGMTRMPAVVERVKNFFGKDPMQGVNPDEVVAVGAAIQGGVLAGDVKDVLLLDVTPLSLGIETMGGVSTKLIDRNTTIPTSKSEVFSTAADNQPQVEIHVLQGEREFANDNKSLGRFVLDGIAPAPRGVPQIEVTFNIDANGILNVTAKDKGTGKEQSITIQNSGNMSKEDIEKAQKEAELHADEDKKKRETVDTKNQLENAIYQAKKMPDEFKDKISDDDKQAIEKAVKEAEKHKDSEDKDELDAAIKALNDAIMPIGAKMYQQSADDKKADEAGDKKSDKDEPVEGEIVDEK, from the coding sequence ATGGGTAAAATTATTGGTATTGACCTCGGTACAACCAACAGTGCATTTGCGTATATGTTAGCTGGAAAGCCAGAGGTAATTTCTAACGCCGAAGGTAATCGTACTACGCCGTCTGTAGTTGCGGTTAATAAAAAGGGTGAACGACTTGTTGGTCAAGTTGCTCAGCGTCAGCGTGTAACAAATCCAAAAAACACGATTTACGGCGTTAAGCGTTTGATTGGTCGTAAGTTTGATGATAAGGAAGTACAAAAAGACTTGGATATCATGCCGTACAAGATTGTTAAAAAGGGTACTGGCGTGGCAGTCGAAATGGGTGATAAGGAATATACACCAGAAGAAGTTTCAGCAATGATTCTTAGTAAAATTAAGGCTGACGCTGAGGCTTTCTTGGGTGAAAAGGTAACGGAGGCAGTGATTACGGTGCCAGCTTACTTTGACGATTCACAGCGCCAAGCGACTAAGGATGCTGGTAAAATTGCTGGATTGGAAGTTAAGCGTATTATCAATGAGCCGACAGCTGCGGCTTTGGCGTACGGTCTGGAGAAAGGCAAAAACGACGAAACTATCGTAGTGTTCGACCTTGGGGGTGGTACGTTTGACGTGTCGGTACTGGAACTGGGTGACGGCGTATTTGAGGTTAAGGCAACCAATGGTGATACACACCTTGGTGGTGAAGATTTCGACAACGCTATTGTCAACTACTTCTTGGACGACTTCAAGTCGAAGGAAGGAATTGATCTTCGTAAAGATAATGCAGCAATGCAACGCCTAAAGGACGAGGCTGAAAAGGCAAAGAAAGAATTGTCGACGGTTACTGAGTATGAAGTCAATATTCCATTTATTACCGCTGATGCTGATGGTCCAAAGCACTTTGAGATGAGCTTAAGTCGTGCTAAGTTGGAGGATTTGGTTAAGGATCTATTGGATCGCTTGGATGGTCCAGTAGAAAAGGCTTTGAAGGATGCCAAGCTTTCTAAGTCCGATATTAACAATGTAGTTATGGTTGGTGGAATGACTCGTATGCCAGCTGTGGTTGAGCGCGTGAAGAATTTCTTTGGAAAAGATCCGATGCAAGGCGTGAACCCAGATGAGGTTGTGGCTGTCGGTGCCGCAATTCAAGGTGGCGTCTTGGCTGGTGATGTCAAGGATGTGTTACTTCTGGACGTGACTCCGCTTTCTCTTGGAATTGAGACGATGGGCGGCGTGTCGACTAAGTTGATTGATCGAAATACGACGATTCCAACAAGCAAGAGCGAGGTTTTCTCGACAGCTGCGGATAACCAGCCTCAGGTGGAAATTCACGTTCTTCAGGGTGAGCGCGAGTTTGCTAATGACAATAAGAGTTTGGGTCGTTTTGTGCTTGACGGTATTGCGCCAGCGCCACGTGGTGTGCCGCAAATTGAGGTGACCTTTAACATTGACGCCAATGGTATTCTTAATGTTACGGCTAAAGACAAGGGAACAGGTAAAGAGCAATCAATCACTATCCAAAACTCTGGCAATATGAGCAAGGAAGATATTGAGAAGGCGCAAAAAGAAGCCGAACTTCACGCGGACGAAGACAAGAAAAAGCGCGAAACTGTCGATACGAAGAATCAGCTTGAAAACGCTATTTATCAGGCAAAGAAAATGCCGGACGAATTCAAGGATAAGATTTCTGACGACGACAAGCAAGCGATTGAAAAGGCTGTCAAAGAGGCTGAAAAGCACAAAGATTCTGAAGATAAGGACGAATTGGATGCTGCAATTAAAGCCTTGAACGACGCGATTATGCCAATCGGGGCTAAGATGTATCAACAATCAGCCGACGATAAAAAAGCTGACGAAGCTGGCGACAAAAAGTCTGATAAAGACGAGCCAGTCGAAGGTGAAATTGTCGACGAAAAATAA
- the dnaJ gene encoding molecular chaperone DnaJ, whose protein sequence is MSKRDYYEILGVPKTASEDEIKKAFRKLAIKYHPDKQGGDEAKFKEINEAYEVLKDKQKRQRYDQFGHAGVGGASGGGFSGNPFEGFGGFGGQNVHFDFGDGGLGDIFSQFFGGATGGAGNGRSRGRDVETSVTLSFEDAVFGVEKKISLMLDTECEHCHGNGAEPGFGMKTCPTCKGAGQQTRTMNSLFGQIQQAVVCETCHGKGKVPEKECSVCRGKGTTRQNQDITIKIPAGIDDGATIRLRDRGEAVAGGGRGDLYVHIRVKAHKKFTREGNIILSEEHISMVDAALGTEIDVETVDGVITMKIPAGTQSGTDFKLSGHGVPHLHSESRGPHIVGVIVDTPTKLTKKQKELLEQFKGAKKRGLFS, encoded by the coding sequence ATGAGCAAGCGTGATTATTATGAAATATTGGGCGTTCCAAAGACCGCTTCTGAAGATGAGATAAAAAAGGCTTTTCGTAAATTAGCAATTAAATATCATCCTGACAAACAGGGTGGCGACGAGGCTAAGTTTAAGGAAATTAATGAGGCTTATGAAGTTTTGAAAGACAAACAGAAGCGACAGCGTTATGATCAATTTGGTCATGCTGGCGTTGGTGGCGCGTCTGGTGGCGGTTTTTCCGGTAATCCGTTTGAAGGGTTTGGTGGATTTGGCGGTCAAAACGTTCACTTTGATTTTGGTGATGGTGGACTAGGTGATATTTTTAGCCAATTTTTTGGTGGTGCAACTGGCGGTGCTGGAAATGGTCGTTCGCGTGGGCGTGATGTTGAAACTAGCGTAACGTTAAGTTTTGAGGACGCGGTATTTGGTGTAGAAAAGAAAATTAGTTTAATGCTGGATACTGAATGTGAGCATTGCCATGGCAATGGCGCTGAGCCTGGATTTGGAATGAAAACGTGCCCAACTTGTAAGGGCGCGGGTCAGCAAACTCGAACGATGAATTCGCTGTTTGGACAAATTCAGCAGGCGGTTGTTTGTGAAACTTGTCATGGTAAGGGGAAAGTTCCTGAAAAAGAATGTTCAGTTTGTCGAGGAAAAGGCACGACTCGACAGAATCAGGATATCACTATTAAAATTCCGGCGGGAATTGATGATGGCGCGACAATTCGCCTGCGCGATCGTGGAGAAGCAGTTGCTGGTGGTGGTAGAGGTGATTTGTATGTCCACATTCGCGTTAAGGCGCATAAAAAATTCACTCGTGAAGGCAATATTATTCTTAGCGAAGAGCATATTTCTATGGTTGATGCGGCACTGGGAACGGAAATTGACGTGGAGACTGTGGATGGCGTAATAACGATGAAAATTCCAGCGGGCACTCAGAGTGGCACTGACTTCAAGTTGTCGGGTCATGGTGTGCCACATTTGCACAGCGAATCTCGTGGTCCGCATATTGTGGGTGTTATTGTTGATACGCCAACCAAATTGACCAAAAAGCAGAAGGAGCTTTTGGAACAATTTAAAGGCGCGAAAAAACGAGGACTGTTTTCCTAG
- a CDS encoding ATP-dependent zinc protease family protein — MKEKAIIGSTEFVDFGERAQKVPAKIDTGADSSAVWASNIRIDKDGVLKFSLFGKGSPYYNGKIFKRTDYSVASVRSAMGQNQIRYRTHFWVKLGGRKIKMLMNLSDRSKNEFPVLIGRRSISGKFLVDVSRKNVRRKKPSVTASLNEEVKLNPYEFYKKYHQKGEEK, encoded by the coding sequence ATGAAAGAAAAAGCCATTATTGGGTCGACTGAGTTTGTGGACTTCGGCGAGCGAGCACAAAAAGTCCCAGCTAAAATTGATACGGGCGCCGATTCCAGTGCGGTTTGGGCGAGCAATATTCGCATTGATAAAGATGGTGTATTGAAATTTTCTCTATTTGGTAAGGGTTCGCCGTATTATAATGGTAAGATATTTAAGAGAACTGATTATTCTGTGGCTAGCGTACGCTCTGCAATGGGTCAAAATCAGATTCGTTATCGAACGCACTTTTGGGTGAAGCTTGGTGGGCGAAAAATTAAAATGCTGATGAATCTATCCGATCGGTCAAAGAATGAATTTCCGGTGTTAATTGGCAGACGGTCAATTTCTGGAAAATTCCTAGTGGATGTTTCAAGAAAAAATGTTCGCAGGAAAAAACCGTCCGTAACTGCTAGTCTTAATGAAGAAGTAAAATTGAATCCATACGAATTTTATAAAAAATATCATCAGAAAGGTGAAGAAAAGTAA
- a CDS encoding RimK family alpha-L-glutamate ligase, with amino-acid sequence MRIAILSNGNINYSTLRLKEEAEKRGHQVKVIKYKNCYVSIDEKHPTVIYKGKEIGDFDVVIPRIASHMTKYGTAVLRQLEMMHPKAFFMNRSIAITRARDKLRSTQLLVKAGVSIPKTVFSRNATDIDSLIEEIGGMPAIIKLARGTHGNGVVLAETKKAAKSVLQAFYLTNSDGTNVLLQEFIRESAGVDIRAFVVGSQVVASMKRQSLDDDFRSNLHKGGEGTSIKLTDSERKMCVKAAKAMGLTVAGVDFMRSSRGALVLEVNASPGFGIEKITRRNVAGKIIEYIDRNAKRGNKKDKIGA; translated from the coding sequence ATGCGAATTGCAATCTTATCTAACGGCAACATTAATTATTCGACGCTTCGCCTGAAAGAAGAGGCTGAAAAGCGCGGTCATCAAGTTAAAGTTATTAAGTATAAAAACTGCTACGTTTCAATTGATGAAAAGCATCCGACGGTCATCTATAAAGGTAAGGAAATTGGTGATTTTGACGTGGTGATTCCGCGAATCGCGAGCCATATGACAAAGTATGGAACAGCGGTTTTGCGTCAATTGGAGATGATGCATCCGAAGGCGTTTTTTATGAATCGCTCGATTGCAATTACTAGGGCGCGGGACAAATTGCGCTCAACACAGTTATTAGTAAAAGCGGGAGTGTCGATTCCGAAGACGGTCTTTTCTCGAAACGCGACTGACATTGATTCGCTTATTGAAGAGATCGGTGGTATGCCAGCGATTATTAAGTTGGCGCGCGGCACGCACGGAAATGGCGTGGTTCTGGCGGAAACTAAAAAGGCTGCCAAGTCGGTTCTGCAGGCGTTTTATTTGACCAACTCGGACGGTACGAACGTGCTACTTCAGGAGTTTATTAGAGAGTCGGCTGGTGTTGATATTCGTGCGTTTGTGGTTGGTAGTCAAGTGGTGGCTAGTATGAAGCGTCAGAGTTTGGACGATGATTTTCGTAGCAATTTACACAAGGGCGGCGAGGGAACCAGCATAAAATTGACAGATTCTGAACGTAAAATGTGCGTGAAAGCCGCTAAGGCAATGGGATTAACAGTTGCTGGAGTCGACTTCATGAGATCAAGCCGTGGTGCTTTAGTGCTGGAAGTTAATGCTAGCCCAGGATTTGGAATTGAGAAAATTACTCGCCGAAATGTGGCTGGAAAGATAATTGAATACATCGATCGAAACGCCAAGCGCGGTAATAAGAAAGATAAAATCGGCGCTTAA
- a CDS encoding DUF192 domain-containing protein has protein sequence MDEPRHSTVTQTVIKWIFICGMLMVIGGAIFYAFRTVSPKTEMIYLNKTMLQAEIANDEESQRKGLSGRLGIDENYAMLFVFDHNDRHKMWMKDMKFSVDMIWINDKKRVVYIKHNVKPDAEPHEKYAPPVPAKYVLEVKAGVAKRASATVGSQVKFDLEEGK, from the coding sequence ATGGACGAGCCTCGTCACTCGACAGTAACTCAGACTGTCATCAAATGGATATTTATCTGCGGTATGCTGATGGTTATTGGTGGGGCAATTTTTTATGCTTTTCGAACGGTTTCGCCAAAAACGGAAATGATTTACCTGAATAAGACGATGCTTCAGGCGGAAATTGCTAATGATGAAGAATCGCAGCGGAAAGGTCTGTCCGGAAGGCTGGGAATTGATGAGAATTATGCCATGCTGTTCGTATTTGACCATAACGATCGTCACAAAATGTGGATGAAAGATATGAAGTTTTCAGTTGATATGATTTGGATTAATGATAAAAAGCGCGTCGTCTATATAAAACATAACGTTAAGCCAGACGCTGAGCCGCATGAAAAATATGCGCCACCAGTTCCGGCAAAGTACGTGTTGGAAGTGAAGGCGGGAGTTGCTAAGCGTGCGAGCGCCACGGTTGGGTCACAGGTAAAATTTGATTTGGAGGAGGGTAAATGA